In uncultured Bacteroides sp., one genomic interval encodes:
- a CDS encoding glutamine--tRNA ligase/YqeY domain fusion protein, whose amino-acid sequence MTDIRTEEGGEKKSLNFIEVAVENDLKEGKNGGRIQTRFPPEPNGYLHIGHAKAICMDFGIAQKYNGVCNLRFDDTNPVKEDVEYVDAIKEDIEWLGYKWGNIYYASDYFQQLWDFAVKLIKEGKAYIDEQSAEDIAKQKGTPTQAGTNSPYRDRPIEENLELFQKMNTGEVPEGAMVLRAKIDMANSNMHFRDPIMYRIINHPHHRTGTAWKAYPMYDFAHGQSDYFEGVTHSLCTLEFEVHRPLYNYYIDLLKKDDNYSPRQMEFNRLNLTYTVMSKRKLLTLVKEGLVTGWDDPRMPTICGYRRRGYSPESIHKFIDKIGYTKYDGIIDVSLLESAVREDLNARSTRVAAVINPVKCIITNYPEGLVEEMEAINNPEDPNSGSHIIEFSRELFIEREDFMEDAPKKYFRMTPGQEVRLKNAYIVKCTGCKKNAEGEIEEVYCEYDLNTKSGMPDSNRKVKGTLHWVSAAHSIPAEVRLYDRLFKVENPALEEKDGDFRDLLNPDSLKVLTNCRVEKFLAEMKPLDYLQFQRIGYFNIDKDSTPNKLIFNRTVSLKDTWSKINK is encoded by the coding sequence ATGACAGATATTAGAACGGAAGAAGGAGGCGAAAAGAAAAGTTTGAACTTTATAGAAGTCGCCGTAGAAAACGATTTAAAGGAAGGTAAAAACGGAGGAAGAATACAAACACGTTTCCCGCCAGAACCTAATGGCTACCTGCACATTGGTCATGCAAAAGCAATTTGCATGGACTTTGGTATTGCCCAAAAGTATAATGGCGTTTGTAATCTTCGTTTCGATGATACCAATCCCGTAAAAGAGGATGTGGAATATGTAGATGCCATCAAAGAAGATATTGAATGGTTAGGCTACAAGTGGGGAAATATATATTATGCCTCTGATTACTTCCAGCAGTTATGGGATTTTGCCGTAAAGCTTATCAAAGAAGGAAAAGCTTATATTGACGAACAATCAGCTGAAGATATAGCAAAACAAAAAGGAACTCCTACTCAGGCAGGAACAAACAGTCCGTACCGCGACCGTCCTATTGAGGAAAACCTGGAACTTTTCCAGAAGATGAATACCGGAGAAGTGCCCGAAGGTGCCATGGTTCTTCGTGCAAAGATTGATATGGCTAATTCAAACATGCATTTCCGTGACCCGATAATGTATCGTATAATCAATCATCCTCATCATCGTACAGGAACAGCATGGAAAGCATATCCTATGTACGATTTTGCTCATGGACAATCAGATTACTTTGAAGGAGTAACTCATTCACTCTGTACGCTGGAGTTTGAAGTTCATCGTCCTTTATACAACTATTACATCGATTTATTGAAGAAAGATGATAACTACAGTCCACGACAGATGGAGTTCAACCGTTTGAATCTTACTTATACCGTAATGAGCAAGCGTAAACTTCTAACCTTGGTAAAAGAAGGCTTGGTTACTGGATGGGATGATCCACGAATGCCAACTATCTGTGGTTATCGCCGTCGTGGCTATTCTCCTGAATCTATTCATAAATTCATTGATAAGATTGGATATACAAAATATGATGGAATAATTGACGTTTCACTTCTTGAATCAGCAGTTAGAGAAGACCTTAACGCGCGTTCTACACGTGTGGCTGCTGTTATCAATCCTGTGAAGTGTATTATCACCAACTATCCTGAAGGATTAGTGGAAGAAATGGAAGCTATCAATAATCCGGAAGATCCAAATTCGGGTTCTCACATTATTGAATTCAGCCGCGAGCTCTTTATTGAGCGAGAAGACTTCATGGAAGATGCACCTAAGAAGTATTTCCGTATGACTCCTGGTCAGGAAGTTCGTCTAAAGAACGCATATATCGTAAAATGTACAGGCTGCAAGAAAAATGCAGAAGGCGAAATTGAAGAAGTATATTGCGAATATGACTTGAACACTAAGAGTGGAATGCCAGACAGTAACCGTAAAGTAAAAGGCACTCTTCATTGGGTAAGTGCTGCTCACAGTATCCCTGCAGAAGTTCGTCTTTACGATCGCTTGTTTAAAGTAGAAAACCCTGCATTAGAAGAGAAAGACGGCGACTTCCGTGATCTTCTTAATCCAGATTCACTTAAAGTTTTAACAAACTGCCGCGTAGAAAAATTCCTGGCAGAAATGAAACCTTTAGACTATTTGCAATTCCAACGCATCGGATATTTCAATATAGATAAAGATTCTACTCCGAACAAATTGATATTTAACCGCACTGTAAGTTTAAAAGATACTTGGAGTAAAATTAACAAATAA
- a CDS encoding phosphate ABC transporter substrate-binding protein: MKMKKEFILLFASLLLSATSLHAQKIKGSDTVLPVSQLEAESYMNKKNGSKITVTGGGSGVGFSALIDGTCDIAMASRPIKFGEKIKLKAKKQNITEVTIAYDALAVIINPSNPVSKLTREQLEGIFTGKINNWKQVGGKDLKIVVYSRETSSGTYEFFKEHVLKNKNYMKSVLSMPATGAIMQSVSQTKGAIGYVGLAYVSKKVKAVAISYDGKNYVAPNMANAAKKTYPVIRPLFYYYNNKDKNKVSPFIQYVLSPEGQNLIKKSGYIPVRLM, from the coding sequence ATGAAAATGAAAAAGGAATTTATACTTTTATTTGCCTCGTTATTGTTAAGCGCTACATCTTTACATGCTCAAAAAATAAAAGGTAGCGATACAGTACTTCCAGTATCACAATTGGAAGCAGAAAGTTATATGAACAAAAAAAATGGGAGCAAAATAACTGTAACCGGTGGTGGAAGTGGCGTTGGTTTCTCGGCATTAATTGACGGAACATGTGATATTGCAATGGCATCGCGTCCAATTAAATTTGGAGAAAAGATAAAACTCAAAGCAAAGAAGCAAAACATTACAGAAGTAACGATTGCCTATGATGCTTTAGCAGTCATTATAAATCCATCTAACCCTGTAAGCAAACTTACACGCGAACAATTGGAAGGTATCTTTACCGGCAAAATTAATAATTGGAAACAAGTTGGCGGAAAAGACCTTAAGATTGTAGTATACTCTCGTGAAACTTCCTCAGGAACATATGAGTTTTTCAAGGAACATGTACTCAAAAACAAGAATTATATGAAGAGTGTCCTTTCTATGCCTGCAACAGGAGCAATAATGCAATCGGTAAGTCAAACAAAAGGTGCAATCGGTTATGTAGGACTTGCGTATGTAAGTAAAAAAGTAAAAGCTGTAGCTATATCGTACGACGGAAAGAATTATGTAGCTCCTAATATGGCAAATGCAGCAAAAAAGACTTATCCTGTAATAAGACCGCTATTCTATTATTATAATAACAAAGATAAAAACAAGGTTTCTCCATTTATCCAGTACGTTTTATCTCCTGAAGGTCAAAATCTCATAAAAAAGAGTGGATATATTCCGGTTAGATTAATGTAA